Proteins encoded by one window of Haematobia irritans isolate KBUSLIRL chromosome 2, ASM5000362v1, whole genome shotgun sequence:
- the LOC142224441 gene encoding uncharacterized protein LOC142224441, whose amino-acid sequence MVKSLTLILLILWSILWPIESDVRFTNLKCEEYHPEFATFLKCRLRVVRRGLISLNVNVKLLQVPVSNVTVNLSLHKKLNGYKPFLYNTTFDFCKFMANRKQEPFAKLFFDVLAKDSNLNHTCPYDHNIIVNNFTIYETLFDRLPLPVGGYMFQLKFGAYNEWKADVKSYIEIDKEFSWI is encoded by the exons ATGGTGAAATCATTGACGCTAATACTTTTGATTCTCTGGTCTATCCTGTGGCCTATTGAGTCGGATGTacgttttacaaatttaaaatgtgAAGAATATCATCCGGAATTTGCTACATTTCTTAAGTGTCGACTTAGGGTAGTACGCCGTGGCTTAATTTCGCTTAATGTCAATGTAAAACTATTGCAAGTTCCTGTTAGTAATGTGACG GTAAATTTGTCCTTGCACAAAAAGCTCAATGGATATAAACCTTTCCTCTACAATAcaacatttgatttttgcaaatttatggCCAATCGTAAACAAGAACCTTTTGCCAAGTTATTCTTTGATGTTTTAGCCAAGGATTCGAACCTCAATCATACATGTCCCTATGAT CACAATATCATTGtgaataattttacaatttacGAAACCCTTTTTGATCGTCTACCACTGCCAGTTGGGGGATATATGTTCCAATTAAAGTTCGGAGCCTATAATGAGTGGAAAGCTGATGTTAAATCTTATATTGAAATTGATAAAGAATTTTCATGGATCTAa